Genomic segment of Apium graveolens cultivar Ventura chromosome 7, ASM990537v1, whole genome shotgun sequence:
aaaataaattacagaaatatattttatagttgtcttaaaatacgtgtcaagCATGTGAAAAAACTGTAAAGAAATGAGAGGGACGGAGGCAGTATTTGTTCACATGTTTATACAAGCATATGTGTACACACACAGGGCGCCAAACTTTAGTTGAATTTTGATGGTATGATCTTTGTCTTTAGAGTGTGTGGACTGTGACATTCGTAATATTAATAATTCATCGGTGGGTACATCAGACTGATAAATTATGTATGCATGACAAATATGTGCAAGTTTTGGCTATAGAAATTTATTTTATCTTTTCACGCGTTGGAAAGTTTGTAGCTAAGTGGAAGCTTAATCATTGCCTATGCGTACCCATCAAGCTGCTTCCGGTGTTATAGATTTCGAAAATCGGTATTATTCGGTTAAAGTACCGATTTTTgatttatcaaaaaaattcaaaaaatcggATAATTTATCGGCGATTTATCAGAAATCGGTCAAATCGGACAAATATTTTTGACAGATTTTAAGCGATTTATcagcgatttttgaaaaatcggccgatttctataataataaattattaagtAAATATATAAGTTAATTAAAATACGGAGATCTTCCGGAGCACACCAACTATATTGAGAATTTTTTTCCGATTCATGTAAATGATGGGCTCCCTTGTATTCACGTTAAAAGGCATGCCTACACATGTGCAGAAACTTTCCGCAACATGTTATCATATGAACTATGAAGAAGATATGTTGCAGATGTTGTTACAGACTTTTACATTTAGTATACAGAGAATTTCCTTCATTAATGATAATTTTCTTGAATTAACAGGTCAGAAACCATCACCATCATCACTCAAAGTGGTGCACAAACATGGACCATGCCACAAACAACAGAACACAAAGGAATCTCTATCCTCCTCAGCATCACAAATCCTAACTCACGACGAGTCCCGAGTTAAATCAATCAACTCACGAATCGCCTTCAACGCTGCTCGAAAGTCCTTCACATCCACGAACTCAGTTACAGTTCCAGCAAAATCAGGCTCATCCTTAAACGCTGGTAACTACATTGTCACAGTAGGTCTCGGATCACCAAAAAAGGACCTGTCATTAATTTTCGACACTGGCAGTGACCTTACCTGGACACAATGTGAACCATGCGCACGATCCTGCTACGATCAAGCCGACCCAATTTTCAATCCTTTGCAATCGACGACCTATTCGAACGTATCCTGCAGTGCACCGCAATGTAATCAGCTCAAATCCGCTACAGGAAACAGTCCAAGCTGCAATGGAAACACCTGCATCTACGGAGTCCAATACGGGGATCAATCCTTCACAGTAGGTTTCTTTGTGAAAGATAAATTAACATTATCTCCTACTGATGTCGTCCCAGATTTTTACTTCGGATGTGGCCAAAACAATCAAGGCCTATTCGGTCAAACCGCTGGCTTAATCGGACTAGCCAGAGATAAACTTTCGATTGTTTCACAAACATCGCAAAAATATGGAAATGTTTTCTCCTACTGTCTTCCGTCTAGATCTAGTGAAACTGGTTACTTAACATTCGGACAATCAGCCGTTTCAAAAACAATCCAGTACGTTCCATTTGCTGATACGCaaggcacaacattttatttCATCGACATTGTCGCGATTTACGTAGGCGGTGAGAACCTTCGAATCAGTCCTACTGTCTTCTCCACCGCTGGATCTATCATCGATTCTGGAACTGTCATCACACGTCTACCTCCTGCAGCCTACACAGCTTTACGAAACACGTTCAGGAAACAAATGACGCAATATGCCCTAGGAAAACCAGTTTCGATACTCGATACATGTTATGACTTCAGCAAATATTCTACAGTCCAGATTCCTACCATCAGCATTGTGTTTGGCGGAAACAAGAAAATCGACATCCATGTTTCGGGAATTTTGTACGTGATTAATCCGTCGCAAGTGTGTTTGGCTTTTGCTCCTAATAGTGATGCATCTGATGTGCTGATTTATGGGAATGTTCAGCAGAAGACCATGCAAGTTGTTTATGATGTTGCAGGAGGGAAGCTGGGCTTTGGAGCTCAAGGGTGTGCTTGATTAACCCTAATTGTGTTGTTAATATTTGTAAGAAAATACTACGAGTAGCTTTTAGTCATGATGAAATGATTTTAGGCTATAGTATACTTGTAATAATATGATTGTGAGAACTATTGGAGTTACAAAAGTGGAGTGTTTATCATTAACACATGGATGTAAGATGAGTTCTATATATAAGAAGTAAAGTGTATACATTTTATTTACTACTTATACATGAGTTGAACTTCTTTTAGTTATAAACTCATCAAGCACCCGGACCCTTGACAGACCAAGAGTTCGACCACTGCACCAACTCTTTGTTGGTATTTGAGTTAAACTTTGATTATCTCACTTTTTTTTTGCCTCTTTTAGACAGACCAAGAGTTTGACCACTGCACCAACTCTTGGTTGGTATCTGAATTGAATTTTGATTATCTTACTTTTTCTTTGCCTCTTTTAGACAGACTAAGAGTTCGACCACTACACCAACTTTTTGTTGGTATTTGAGTTGAACTTTGATTATCTCGCTTTTTCTTTTCCTCTTTTAGACGGACCAAGAGTTCGACTAGTGTACCAACTCTTTGTTGGTATCTGAGTTGAACTTTGATTATCTCACTTTTTCTTTCTTCTGCTCCGGAGCTAAAACGCGAGGAATAATGTTTCAATTAGTCTTGTTAGAAGTCAAGCTAAAAACAGCCCCATTTGCTCTTGGCCAGAGTACTTTGTTCGTTGAATAGTTAGTTACAATGTGTTTTGGTCATAGGAGTTGCCTAGATTATGTTTTTTTTGCTAATAGGTTGGCTAGATTATGTAGAATAACTGCGATGTGTTTTGTTCTCCTCCTGTTATGTTGGAGACCCGAAATTTGCTTTTGTTTCAAAGAAAAACAAGCACTAAATATTCAGACATGTGTGtctaaaaatatataaattaaaatttgcATGTTTTTTTAAACATCTAGCAGGGAGTCGGCTATTCAAGAAACGAGTTTGAGTTGGATATTTTTAAATGAGTTGAACCACATGTTTGTTTAGGTGAAAACAGTTAAAAATTTAGTTGAACTCGGCTTATTTAATAGGTTAGTTAAGCCGAGTTTACTTATAAGTTAAATACGACCCGAGTTTAGATGAGTCTCGGGCTGAGATGGGTCGTGAGGTAACaattgaaaaaattattaaaattttaaatttaataaaatgaaaataaattttaaaaataatatacaTGTAAATTTTGAACAAAATCGAGCGGAGCCGATTCAAATTTTCGAGAGAGCGAAATTTTAATTAAACCAGCCGGTGCACCGAGCTTGGCTTTTTTCACTGAATGAGTTCGAATTTGTGATGGAGCTCGAGTGCTCGCCATCAGCTGACTCGAATTACAGACTTCTCGAAATTCTTTGTTTAGTTATTATGTACGCTTTAACAGATACTTGTATTGAAAAATTTTACAATTATTGGGCTTTCATATAATAAAAATACCTAACTTTTCTAAGACTTTTTTATGGAAAAATTACTGGACACAATATTGGAAAAAATTGGTATAAAGTGTCCCTttgggaaattttaaaataagtaacttataacttGAAATGAACAAGGGATTTATAAGTCATAAGTAGATGGATACTTATAAGTTAAGTAAGTATTTATTTTTTGTTTAAAtgtcagaattttttttatttaactgagctaaaataaataaattttaaatacaattattttaattcataaatttttaattagaaagacatgtaaaaacataaattttaaaactaaagttaataataaacaaaaaataaataaaataagttgatAAAAAATGCGTCATTTCTAACCTTCAACTTATCaatttataagttataaatttGACTTATAAGTTAAGTTAACAAACACTGATTTATAAgtatttatgaatttataagcAAATAAGTTGCTTATTTTGTTCGGCTAAACAGGCCCAAAGTACTGTGCATTACCAGTTCTTGACTTGGTCTCTATAGACAAAGCGAACGAACATTTTTGTCTTTAATCAAATTTCTCGTCTACTAAAAAACCTAACTTAACTTGACGAACCGTGGTCGCACGgtctttattaatatttttatattgtttaaagtattatatatttttttggataattatcttattaatatatttataaatattaatataaatatttgttggtGGTGAGATTCGAACCGAAATCTTGAAaattgtataaataataatataaatatttgttgttggtgggGTTTGAATCTGGAagttttattattatataaataataatataaatatctGTATTTGGCGGGGTTCGAATCTGACAGTTTTAGTAGTGTatatatttttttagtatttgaatctagCGATCCCGATCACTTGATTAAAAATATTCGACGGTCATAAATAAGGATAATCAAACTAACCAAAAAAAGATATATCAAATTATACAACATTTCGGTTATAATAATATAATACAGATTTATAGATATTTTTGCTTACAAATTCTACCTGACCAGACTATACGAGGATAGAGCTTacttttttataaattaatttacaAACAAAACATTATAATTACTCaagattaaaaaaataaatttacaaATTGAAAGTTGGAAGGTTCGAATATTATAATTACTCAAAATTCAGTTGGTCTACGCTAAAGTCTCGActgaataaaaaaaattatgattttttttttttagaaaaaaatctGATTTCTAGTTAAAACCATTACAAAAAACTTGGTTAAATCGGggtaattttaaaatattaatgacATTTTTAATTTTTCATAAATTTAAAACCCTGATTCCACCGCATTGTGATCACTATTTGACCTGGTAGTACAATATAGAAAATACCGAGATGAGTGGGAGGAAAAACTAAAGTCTTCCTCATTTTTAAACATTATATATGTGAATGGTTTGCGTTCTTCATTACAAAAATTTCCAAGATATGTCATAATAAAATATTTGATAACAATTATTTAAATTTGTTTTGGTACCATCCCACCTATCTACGTGAAATTGGAGAGCAATATGCTATCTAGTGGATGACCCCGAAGAGCCAGTAAAATTGGAGAGAACCTATGTTATTACGATTTTATACAATTTACTTTAAAATGTGATTTTTAAATTTTAcgaattataaataaataatttgtaATTTTTGATCAATTTTAGTAGTTTGGACCAAATAAAACTAAACCCGGACTATTATTTTAAAACTGAGCTAATACTAGTATTCATAAAATCTAAATATGATATTTAAAATGTCCGTATAAAAAAAACTCAAATTTACTTTAATAGTATGGTATGTCACCGCAAGAAATACGTCTATTGAATATTATGATGATAATAGTTATGAAAACAAATACGTCTATCAAATATTTTATGACGAgaataattatgaaaataataattctttaccttcttaaattattttgatcttaATTGCCATAAACATTAATTTAAGCAGAATGACTATCTATCCATGAGTGTTACAAAAACCTCATGAACTCGTATGGTGTTATGCTGGACTGTAATTCGAGCCGGGCGAGCTCGCGTGTTATGCTGGACTGTAATTCGAGTCGGGCGAGCTCGTGTTATGCTTGACTGTAATTCGAATCGGGCGGCTCGCGAGCTCGCCCGACTCGAACTCATTTATGTGGTCTCGACTGGTTTAATTACTCGAGccggctcggctcgactcgtaGCTCGCGACTCGAACTCATTTATGTGGTCTCGACTTGTTTAATTACTCGAGCCGGTTCGgctcgactcgtgaaattaaacgagcCGAGTTCGGTTAGAGATTTAGGCTCGATTAAGTGTAAAATTAAACGAGCTGGCTCGCGTCCGACTCGTTAAAACCTACTCGTTTAGCTAAATGAgccggctcgactcgactcgtgaaattaaacgaaTCGAGTTCGGACAAAGGTTTAGCctcgtttagttaaacgagcTGGCTCGATTCGACTCGATTAATCTCGGTTCGAATTACGTCCGCTTCGAAACTCGGCTTACTCGGCCCGAATTAGAGTCATAGCTATGCATGAACCAAAGCACCTTAAAACCTTATATAAAGGGGACCGGGTGAGTAAAGAAAGTACAATATATAGCAGTTTGAAATAAGAATTTCTTTGCACAATGGGAAATCCTGCAGCTTCCTCTTACACATCTCTTCACTTTTATTCTCTAATAATAGCAAGTTTAGTTCTGTTTTCTGTTGTTAATGATGTAGATGCAGCTGTTGATAGAAAGCTCATGGCTGCAGAGTTACATAAGTCTCATTTCATCAGAGTCAGTTCTCTACTACCAGGCTCTGTTTGTGACTCCTCTTCACAAGGTCTCTCTCTTTAGATTTAGATTTACATTCATGCATGCTGCTAAACACGGATTAATTACCCGTTCTTAGGAGAGTACCGAACACGATATTATAATTTGAACGATTTTATATTATATACAAACATAAATAATATGTTGCACTACAAGAAACATGATTTTTTACAATTGTCATTAGGAAGCACTGACTGATTTTTATTAATTACGATTGGTTTGACGATCAGTAAAAACCTGTTTCTTGTAGTGTTGATGACCTTTACATTTTTTCATTGATAGGAAATTGTTTCAATTTATGAAAATTGAGTTTAACAAAAAAATTACTGGCCCCTTAAATTAAAATTAAGAACATAACTTTTTTTTTCATCACCTATATggaatattatattattataactAACTATAATTTGACAATTTTATTATATCTTTCATTGATGAACATTTTTCATGAATCAACAGGTCACAGACCATCATCGCCATCACTCAGAGTTGTGCACAAACATGGACCATGCCACAAACAACACAAACCAAAGGAATCTTCATCTCAATCATCATCAGACTCCCTAACTCATGACGAGTAGGGCTGTCAAAAAAACTAGCATAATTACCCGTGCGAgacacgggtcattttctagaattttttattcatcgtgcaattataatgttcttaattttattcttatttgtaaatgttgtacaatgtctaacgtatatcaaatataaattaattgtttattttcataaaaaacaataccaaattacacaacatttcaaatataactcattaagcaatatatatatatatatatatatatatatatttgtttgtgttttataatttgtatttaatgaatgaatataaatagGGTAGTAGTGTATTTTAAAGCGAAACAATTAtacttaatctgtagaatgtcgttagtatgtttacaaataaaaagttaaaaaataacatatatgttgaatacagagttaaccaaaaaaattgaattctatttaaataaactatatgtactggtctatattattattgagttcactattaacttacaattaacatactcaatttaaaaagataaaaaatacatAATTGAAGTCAGGAtaacttgcaatcataatatacgATAATGTAAACTTTACACtattgttaatataaaagttaattttaatgaaaatgttagtttttgaaattcaacgtatgtatgcatgaaaaaatattagttttttatttacactacggTTACCAAAGTAACATTAAATTATATGTGTGTGTCAACATGTAAATTgtcgtatgttacatttcttagtaaattacgaaggtttcaattatttatatgctatatatctgatttatgtacatgtataatcactattaacatctagtgtgacaattaattacttaaataacatgcatttataattattcaaaaattaaaattatgtaataaataaatagcaattatttatatatggtattcatattatcactgacaaacaatctaTATCTAGTTTTTACGCAACtgggtatcaatcatggttgtaatataaaaataaattatatattataaagacttattattgatattcatgattttttttcaaggattcgaaggaaaaattataattatattgttatttaaacAGTTTTTAAGTTATTTTCATTACTATtttaatatttcttcatataataatttgatagcATTGTATACTAttttcctaaaattaaatatttttaaatttgataaaattttataaatatcagttgaactgatTAATTCATTCAGATTActgaacaatatatattttttatttaaatagtataaaatgtactgaatcaaatattataatatagtatagatataatttatatttgaataattcaaaatataaaaataattcaaaatatttgtacaatattatcttgatcaatgaacATTATTTATCTAGaagaatttttttaataaagctagttttttttaagtgaaaaatgaaaaataaatcaatttaatatatcatcgtagttttaaaaAATTCTTGTGAGATCTAatatcaaatttcgaatatttttagaatcgtgacaagtcccaaaaataataatgcgctactagtgaagttagtaattttaatataaataatcaattgacttgatattataaacacctcaaacacattaatttatattaacataagatattaaaaaatttcacattcTTGGTAAGATATTATcgccgaacttgtaatttaaatttactaaacgtataatgtgacgatgtttttcggccgggtcatgtagtcaaatttcgagtattttttgaagaATGGGTCAAGTTCTtatttcaaattcgaaataaaataaaatatttttactCATTATAATTGGAACtcatctaaatatgtaataccattatatattatttatatataagcgattctattctcaatattttctttaaaattatatatgtacattttaattactttttataataataaaatattttaaaaatatattagatacattttcaaactaaaaaaaattaataaataagataataattcatttatgtactatgtctaattttgtatccggaatttaattctttaaaactaattgtacaaatattcaagtaaatatcttgttttgcggaattcaagtaactatctttaaagttatataaaatattcatttagcacacttacatattatgtgtatgataaaaagcatATGTGATATTATGGTGTACTGAAATAAGGTTGTATAGGTGAATGAAATATCTTGAGTTCGATTCCCAAAAAGcacatttttttataaaattaaaaagaggggtagtttagtcttttcaatgagactttttaatctcattaATTATCCtcttgttctcctattatatatagaagagattcgAAAAATCCGAAATTCTTCCGAAAAATCCGCATTCGTATTTGAAATAAAGCgaatattatccgtatccgaaacaaaacggatattatccgtattaGAATCCGACGATTGCGAAtacggatacggatataggcatattcgtatccgataatatctgaatccgaataaatatattttatatttaaataatttaaaaatatattatatgaAATTTATAATGTGTTTATGTGTCTATATATacatgtataatatatatatatatatatattaaatattatgtttatacaaattttatagacatatagaaaaaaatcatttgagttaaacaatttaaagataacgattatattgaataaataaataaaattaattttttgaaaaattaaaatatgattaaatcactttatctctttttttttttttttgaaacaaaatcactttatctcttattttaatttttaaattaaattaaattaaacatTATAATTATTCAggaataaaaaaatgaatttacAAATCGAAAGTTGGAAGGTTCGAATATTATAATTACTCGAAATTCAGACAATGTTAAAGTCTCGACTGAGAAAAAAATTAatacaatattttttaaaatatatctGATTTCTAATTAAAATCATTACTAAAAACTTGGTTAAATCCgagtaattttaaaatattaatgatattttaattattcataaattttaaaattctggtTCCAACACGTCATGATCACTATTTAACTATATGGGGGCCATACGATATAAAAAAATATTGAGATGAGTGGGAGAAAAAACTAAAGTCTTTGTCATATTGGAGCATTATGTGAATGGTTTGCGTTCGTCGTAAATAGCGATAATTTATTAAGTTTCACTTTACCACTACACCACTACATCACATTGTTACTTAAGTTTTTATCATATACATAATATAATATATGAGTGTCGTAAATAGCgataatttatttaactttaaacatgattactaaAATATTTGTAGAGTTAGATTTGAACAATTGAATTTCAGATATACAGTTAAGCATAGTACATAAACGAATCATTTCCTTATTTattaaacaatttttaatttaaaaagtatgtctcatacatttttaatatatattttttataaaaaataaattgtacacataattaatttttttatatgttgaaaagagatacacttatataaataatatatatctgtactacatatttagataagttataATTAGCATATTTCGATTTATTTCGTATTCAAAATTACTTGACCTATTTTTCAAAAgatactcaaaatttgactaaATGACATGTTTGTAAATACCACGTCACTACTTAGgtttaatttaaattacgagttcgACTAAAAAATCTTTTCAACAAAGAAAAGTTTTGTGATATCTTATGTTGGtaaaaattaatatatttgaTGTCTTTATAAAATCAGgtcaattgataatatgtatcaaaattactagcttcaaaatcagaattttacccattttgaaaaaatactcgaaatttgaatACATGACTCAGCCGAAAATACATCATCACTAACTaggtttaataaatttaaattacgagctcgacgagaatatcttaccaataaggataaattttataatatcttatattaataaaaattaatatttttgagatttttatacgatcaagtcaattaatattatgtatcaaaattactaagTGAGTGGTTTTACATTATTACATCTGGAACTTAactaaatatttaaatatatttaaaatttgacATGAGATGTCACAAGTTCCGTTAAAACTACGAAGATatactaaatcgatttatttattaatgtttcacttttaaaaaataggtttaaaatattattcaatgatGGTGAATTTATAAAGAGGTGCTCCTACGTCCTATTTTTTCATTCTCTTTAGAAAAAACTAAACTACAACtataaagtaaaattaataattttcattaacATGTTATCTGAAAAATGGTAAGACATTTTATGCTTTTTCATAAAAAAAAGAGTTTATTTACTGtattatttaattaaagatatatttatattcaaCTATTTGTGAGACAAATCCTAAACtttatattattcaatttgatatagttattataagtaatcatatatatataatccCTGTTTTTTGTGGAATTCTCGAGTTCAAAATCCTAACTTTATATAATTACAATCCAGTATAATGGTTCAGGTTTTATGTTTCTGATAATTTAAAAACTTAAATAATAAACTACATGATATAAACGTGTGTTATGCTGTTATATCATTAAAGTTAAATATTTACGTGTTCTACAATGTGAATACATATATTTTTCAAACTGATCATGTtctattttacttgcagaacatatatggactcccgTACTCAACTAAAAACAAGCACTCAATAGAActtatcttatatatatatatatatatatatatatataagaaacttgaaaaattatacaattaaatattttgaaaaaaaaaatatttaaaattagcaCTAATAGatttacaaaaaaatatttagtgTTGAAATATATTGTACAACTATTTGGAATTATTTGAAAAAAAAGTTAAAATTATAATGTATTGTACTATTTGATTTAATCTATGTTATGCTatctaaataaaaaaattaatatcagtcgatattttgaaaggattaacaagtccaaataatatttaaaacaatcatcaaattgaaaatatttaattttagaaaaataatatacaatgttatcaagtaactataaaaagaaatattagaaTCATAAATGAAAGAAACTTCAAAATGATTTGAATGATGATATTAGTAAAACTTTATATTCAgattcttgaaaaaaaaatctGAATATTAGTAGTTAGTCTTTacgatatatgaattatttttatgtcacATACATGACCGATGCTCTGTTGAGTAAAAATAGATATTGTTTGATTGTCAGTGTTACTAcgactacaatatataaataattgtaatttatttattagataattataatttttgaaaaatcataaatacatgttatttggGTAATTTACTGAATAACAATTAGATATATGCATGATCAAGATATCTAACATATAAATAAACGAAACCAACATAATTTACTCGAAAATATAATAAATACAATAATTTACACACACATGTGACTTTATCTTTACCAATAttaaaaaattcaatttttaatgGTGTATTTTAGAGTTATTGATATACATACTAGAAGTAAATCACAAAAGTTTTTTATGTTCTGAAATTAAGAATGatcaattaaatttaagttttttttcaatgtgttaaaaactagatagattatgtcaattttaatttatgaattgacaattatctcacatcttataaaattaactttgtaTATTAGAAAGGATTAAAAGTTAAGTACACGGTCGATATCaactttagttaatgaattatgacattagcaatgatattaaatcaacataaacgttgaattaaaaaaatattcttttttaaaaaataaacttatattaatTGTAATGTAAATTGTACTTTGTTGAATATTACGGTTACAGGTCTTGACCACTTTAATTATGTATTATTAATCCTTTTCAATTAAGCAAGGTAATTGTAAATTATTAATGActttattaataaaatatctCATTACTCCAAAATTTATTTGATCAAAACTCAAAAAATTTACTCGACTATGCAatatatatatgttaatttttagttctttttataaacatattgACAATTTTCGATATATTAAATTCAATATTTTCCTTTTACACGTATAGTGACTACCCTACTTATATTCATTTAGTAAATACAAATTACACGATACAAACAAGAAAATATGTATTATGATTAATGAGATATATTAAATATGTTATGAACGTTTTTAATGTTTTACATAAAAATCATACACAATGATAGATactcaacttgtatttgatatgttttagacgttatacaatatttatcaaaaggaaaacgatcaagaattttaataatataattgtatggtgtacaaaaaaaatatggaaaataactcgtgcctcgcacgggttattatgctagtatataaataataatataaatatttgatgtTGGTGGGGTTCGAATCTGAAAGTTTTAGaattgtataaataataatataaatatttgtttttGATGGGGTTCGAACCTGTGAGGTTGAGTAgtgtattttttttaatatttaaatttaacgGTCATGATCACTTGATTAAAAATATTCAACGGACATAAATGGGGATAGTCAAACCAACCAAAAAAAGTTATCAAAGTATATCTCATTTcaattattataatatagtaaATATTTATACGTATTTTTGCTTACAATTCTACCCGACCAGACTATACGAGGATAGAGCTTacttttttataaattaaatttacaaacaaaactttataattattcaggaataaaaaaatgaat
This window contains:
- the LOC141670647 gene encoding aspartyl protease family protein At5g10770-like, translated to MKNPTASSSTSLLFLSLAIASLVLFSSVNDGDAAADRKLMATETHQFHNIKLTSILPGSVCESSSEGQKPSPSSLKVVHKHGPCHKQQNTKESLSSSASQILTHDESRVKSINSRIAFNAARKSFTSTNSVTVPAKSGSSLNAGNYIVTVGLGSPKKDLSLIFDTGSDLTWTQCEPCARSCYDQADPIFNPLQSTTYSNVSCSAPQCNQLKSATGNSPSCNGNTCIYGVQYGDQSFTVGFFVKDKLTLSPTDVVPDFYFGCGQNNQGLFGQTAGLIGLARDKLSIVSQTSQKYGNVFSYCLPSRSSETGYLTFGQSAVSKTIQYVPFADTQGTTFYFIDIVAIYVGGENLRISPTVFSTAGSIIDSGTVITRLPPAAYTALRNTFRKQMTQYALGKPVSILDTCYDFSKYSTVQIPTISIVFGGNKKIDIHVSGILYVINPSQVCLAFAPNSDASDVLIYGNVQQKTMQVVYDVAGGKLGFGAQGCA